DNA from Sulfurimonas xiamenensis:
CAATAGAGGCGATATTTGAGCAGGAGAAATTAGATGATCCTGAATTGATTCACACAAGAAAGTGGCTCACTTTGGGCGAACCGGCAAAAAAACAAGCCATTTTAGCTCTTGGAAAAGATGCAAAAAAAGAGAATCTTTTGCGTCTAACAGAAAAACTCTCCATTATTATCCAGATAGAGAATCTGCTTACATACCCTTCTGTAAAAAAAAGATTTGACAGCGGAGAGCTTATGATTCACGGCTGGTATTATGATATAAAAACAGGGGATATAAGTTACTATGATCCTGAAATATCACAGTTTGAACCGATCAGTTCGCTGATTTCATAAAAAGCTGGCTAAAAGAACTGTCTTTTTAGCCATACGCTCAGCACATAAAGCCCCCATATATGCTGCTTAAAGCCTCCTGATGAAGTTTTTTGTATATATGCATCCAACGCCTCTTTTTTAAACAGAGCACTCTTCTGGTTTACCTCTTTTATGAGAGAGATTCTTTTGCTCTGTACAAGATACTCCATATAAGGGTTTGAAAAACCTTTTTTTCTTCGTAAAATTATTTTTTCACTTATATGCGGTGCTACGATTGATTTGAGCAGTGATTTTGTGACTCCATCTTTATAGCGCAGCTTTGGATCAATGCTAAAGATGGCAGATGCCAGTTTATGGTCCAAAAAAGGGGTGCGCGACTCAATAGAGTGTGCCATACTTACACGGTCGAG
Protein-coding regions in this window:
- a CDS encoding carbonic anhydrase, which gives rise to MKDFGLIFGNAAFKKNYYKTHEKKFLELAENGQNPKALFIGCSDSRVIPNLMTKSAPGELFVIRNVGNFVAPFSPDEDFHSTASAIEYAVTVLEVKNIIVCGHTKCGAIEAIFEQEKLDDPELIHTRKWLTLGEPAKKQAILALGKDAKKENLLRLTEKLSIIIQIENLLTYPSVKKRFDSGELMIHGWYYDIKTGDISYYDPEISQFEPISSLIS